GAGATTGAGAAAAAAGATGTTTTTATAGATATTAAAAATATCATTGAATTATCTAGGAAAAAAATAGTCAGCTCAATTAATTCCACAATGACAACAACATACTTTTTGATTGGTAAGAGGATAGTTGAAGAGGAGCAAGGGGGAGAAAAGAGAGCTGAATATGGAAAAAGTTTAATAAAAAATCTCTCGATAAAATTGACTGAGAGCTATGGAAAGGGATTTTCTGAAACTAATCTAAAACAGATGAAAAATTTTTATCTAGCTTATAAAAAAAGGCAGACACTGTCTGACGAATTTAAACTTTCTTACTCTCACTATCTAACTCTTATGAGAATAGTTGATATTGAGGAGAGAAATTTTTATGAGATTGAAGCAATAAATAATGGTTGGAGTTTGAGAGAACTCAAAAGACAGATGGATTCTGCTCTATATGAAAGATTGGTTCTAAGTAGAGATAAGGAGAAAGTACTTGAATTATCTGAAAAAGGACAAGTGATAGAAAAACCTCAAGATATAATAAAAGATCCATATGTTTTGGAATTTTTAAATTTAGACGAAAAAGCTATATATTCAGAAAATGATTTAGAAACGGGTATAATTAATCATATAGAAAAGTTTATAATGGAACTTGGAAAAGGTTTTCTATTTCAAGGAAGACAAGTGAGATTTACTTTTGATGAAGAACACTTTTTTGTTGATTTGGTTTTCTATAATAGATTGTTAAAATGTTTTGTATTGATAGATTTGAAAATAGGAAAATTAAAACATCAAGATATTGGACAGATGCAAATGTATGTAAATTATTATGATAGACATGTAAAACTTGCTGATGAGAATAAGACAATAGGAATAATAATTTGTAAGGATAAAAATGATACCCTTGTAAATATGACACTTCCAGAGGGAAATGAACAGATATTTGCTAGTAGATATATGACAATCTTACCTAGTAAAGAGGAGTTAAGGAAGATAGTAGAAAGTGAGGTAAGAGAATGAGAAAAGTACCAAAGTTAAGATTTAAAGAGTTTAGTGATGAGTGGGAAGAGAAATCATATAAAGATATTTTTAAAATTAATCAAGGCTTACAAATAGCAATAAACGAAAGATTTTTAGAGCCAGCAAATAATAGAATGTTTTATATAACTAATGAATTTTTAAAAAAAGATTCTAAAATAAAATATTATATAGAAAACCCACCATTAAATGTTATTTGTAGTAAAGATGATATATTAATGACAAGAACTGGAAATACTGGACAAGTTGTAACTAATGTAGAAGGAGCATTTCATAATAACTTTTTTAAAATAAATTATTCTAAAGAAAAATTTAATAAATATTTTATTTGTTTACTATTAAAATCTAATAAAATACAGAAAACAATATTAAAATTAGCAGGAACATCTACAATACCAGATTTAAATCATAGTGATTTTTATAGAATAAAAAGTATTATTCCTTCTATAAAAGAGCAAGAGAAAATAGCTAATTTCCTTTCTACTGTAGATAAAAAAATATCTCTAACAGAGGAAAAATTAGAGCTATTTAAGGAATATAGAAAGGGGGTTATGCAAAAGATTTTTTTTCAAGAGTTAAGATTTAAGGATAATGAGGGTAATGATTATCCAGAGTGGAAAGAAGGGAAAATAAAAGATTTTGGATATTTTTATTATGGTAAAAGTGCTCCAAAACACTCAGTTGTAGAATTAGGGGGAACACCTTGTATTAGATATGGAGAACTTTATAGTACGTATAATGAATATATAAAAGAAATAAAATCTTATACTAATATTCCGATAAATGAATTAAAACTAAGTAAAGGTGGAGAAGTTCTTGTACCACGGGTAGGAGAAGATCCTTTAGATTTTGCTAATTGTAGTTATTTGCCTTTAGAAAATATAGCGATTGGAGAAATGATTTCTGTTTATAATACTGAAGAAAATGGATTGTTTATCACATATTATTTTAATGCTACTATGAAAAAAGAGTTTGCTAAATATGTTGAAGGAGCTAGTGTTTCAAATTTATATTTTACTTACTTAGAAAATATAAAAATAATTATTCCTTCTTCTTTAGAAGAACAACAAAAAATAGCTGACTTCTTATCTTCAATAGATAGTAAAATAGAGAAAATTGAAAAAGAGCTTGAGAATTTAAAGGAGTTTAAAAAAGGTTTACTTCAACAGATGTTTGTATAAAATGAAAATATGATCCTCAAAATTTTAAAAAGAGGGTCATTTTTAATTTGAGATTTAGAATGTGGTATAATATAGATATAGAGAAAATAATGTATAATAGGGGGTAATACCAATGGAAAAAGAACTTGAAAAAAGAAATTTTTTTAAAAAATATAATACATTAGAAACTTTAAAGTATGTATCATTTTCAAATAATATAAATTATATTAACAAATTAAAAAATAATAATAGAATAGAAACTTATTTAAAAAATATACATTTTTTAAATGTAAGATTAGCTTTTTATGTAATTAAATATAGTAGTGATTTTCGAGGAATTAGAGAATTAAATGGAAGCGAAATAAGTAAAATATTTAAAAAAATTATGAGTGACTTTTCATACGTTCCAAGCTCTAATCTTTCTCAAGAAGAATTGAAATTAGAAATAGCAACAGGACATTCTCAGGAGCAATTTTTTGGTCAAGAAATTCAACAATTTTTACCACCAGCTATTGCAAGAAATAAAAAAATACTAAGTTTTTATAATCTTCCAATTACGATTAATGAAATTTTATCAAAAGAATTAAATATTGACATAACTTCTAGTAGATTTGAAACAGGATTAGAAGTTTTATTGTATTTATTCATTCATAAAAATATTCATTTTGAGTCTGAATTAGATAAGAGCATTTTAGAAATATTAGAAAAGAATAAATTGATGATAAATTTAGAACAGATAAAATCTATTTTGGGTTATTATACTTGTGATTATGAATGGGTAAAAACTAAAAATGAAAAGGATAGACCTTTTTTTATAAAACCAATTATTAAAATCCCAAATTATAACAGTCATATAATGGTAGATATATTTTCATTTAGTTCTAAATTTGCTGATGGAATATACTGGATAATTAGAAATTATTATAATAAAATAACAAATGCTGAAGTTGAAAAACAAAAGTTTGTAAGTGAATTTGGAAATATGTTTGAAAAATACATAGAAGAATTATTATCATTTTTATTAGATAAAAAAACTTTTAAAAAATTAAATCCTTATGAAAATAAGAAAACGAAAAGTTTAGCTGATTGGATAATAGAAACTAAGAATTATAATTTAATAGTTGAACAAAAATCAACACTTTTACTATCTTCTTGTAAAACTATGGAAATGAATATAGAAGGACTGAAAAGGAGTTTTCTTCCAAAATTGAAAAAAGCTTTTAAACAGTTACAAAATACTGAAAAAATTAAAATAGCTAATTGTAAAAAAACTATAAAGTTAATATTGCTGTATGAATATTTTCCTACTTTAGAATGTTTAAAGGAATATTTTGAAAGTATTTTAAAAGATGAAATTAGTGATTTACAAAATTATATTTTTATATCAGTAGATGATTTTGAGATCTTGATGACACTATTAAAAAATGATGAAAATATATTTGATAAAGTTATTGAAGAAAAATTAAAACGAGAAAAAGAATTATTTAAAGGGGCTAAATTTTCAGATGTTTTTTATAAGTATAACTTTCATAAAAATGAATATATAGAATATTTAATAAAAAAAGAAAAAGAAATATAAATTAAATACTAGATAATATTGACAAAGCAATTCAATAGTTATATACTCTGTTCAAGTAGTATCCTGAATTGAAAAAGATAAAATTACAAGGAGGATTAATTTATGAAAGAAGATAAAAATACAGATAATCTATTTGAATATATTCTTAATTTATCGACTTATGATTTTAATAAATTGATAGAGGGAGCAAAGACAGAGGAAGAAAAAATATTCTACTTGAAATTAGAGGAATTAAAGACTCAAATACTTCAAGATAGATTGATAAAAGAAGGTGTATTCTAATGGCAGATTTTGTTATATTTGCTGGAGTTAATGGAGCAGGTAAATCTACTCTATACAATACAATTATACCTACTTTAGATTTGGGAGTTAGAATTAATACTGATGAGATTGTAAGAGAGATAGGAGATTGGAGAAGTGGAAAGGATCAGATAAGGGCAGGAAGAATAGCTTTAGATATTAGACGTGATTGTATAGAGAAGAATCTATCATTCAATCAAGAAACAATTCTTACAGGAAAAAATATCATAAAAGCAATAAAGGAGATAAAAGAGAAAGGATATACACTACATCTCTATTATATTGGTTTGGAAAGTGCTGAAATTTCAAAAGAGAGAATAAAAAATAGAGTGTTAAATGGTGGACATAATATCCCTTCTGATGTAATAGATAAGAGATATAAAGAGACTTTTGAAAATTTAAAAGAGATACTACCTTTAGTTGATTATGCTAAAATTTATGATAATTCTAATAAGTATAAATTATGTTATGCTAAGCTCTCATCTTCATATATAAAAGTATCTAATGATACACCATTATGGCTTAAAAATGTATTAAAAGATATTATATAAATTTAGTAGATAAAAATTTTGCATAAAATGGAGAAAAATGGTATAATACTGAGGTTGTATAATAAATAAAGGAGATGTTTTTATGAAAAAATTACTATTAGGAGTATTACTATTTACACTAACAATTTCTACTTTTGCTTTTGATGGGTATTTGAGAGTGGGAACAGTAAGTCCAGCAAAATCATACAATAGTGAGGAGAAATCTTTTGAACACTATGCACCTACAATTGGTGGAGAGATAACACAAAGCTTTATATTTGCTGATTTAGGAGCTGGAATTGCATATAATGGAAAGACAAGTGGAACAGATATTAGCACAGTTCCTGTATATCTAGTAGCTAGATGGACACCATTACCAATATTAGTAAAACCATACCTAACTGTAAAATATGGTACAGTTTTAGAGACATATGACAATGTAAGGCATTCAAAACCAGAGGGAAAACAGTATTATGGAGTGGGACTAGGAGTTAATTTTGCTTCATTACAAGCAGAGATCCTATACTCAAAGACAGAGATTGACCACGACAAAAGAGGAAATGATGATTTAGAGCAAGTATCATTAGTAGTAGGATACCAACTATTCTAAAGATTGCTAGATTTTACACCTGAAGTCTTTAATTTAAGATGGAGGGTGTATTTTTTATGGTGAGAAAAAT
The genomic region above belongs to Fusobacterium sp. SYSU M8D902 and contains:
- a CDS encoding PDDEXK nuclease domain-containing protein — encoded protein: MEIEKKDVFIDIKNIIELSRKKIVSSINSTMTTTYFLIGKRIVEEEQGGEKRAEYGKSLIKNLSIKLTESYGKGFSETNLKQMKNFYLAYKKRQTLSDEFKLSYSHYLTLMRIVDIEERNFYEIEAINNGWSLRELKRQMDSALYERLVLSRDKEKVLELSEKGQVIEKPQDIIKDPYVLEFLNLDEKAIYSENDLETGIINHIEKFIMELGKGFLFQGRQVRFTFDEEHFFVDLVFYNRLLKCFVLIDLKIGKLKHQDIGQMQMYVNYYDRHVKLADENKTIGIIICKDKNDTLVNMTLPEGNEQIFASRYMTILPSKEELRKIVESEVRE
- a CDS encoding restriction endonuclease subunit S, whose amino-acid sequence is MRKVPKLRFKEFSDEWEEKSYKDIFKINQGLQIAINERFLEPANNRMFYITNEFLKKDSKIKYYIENPPLNVICSKDDILMTRTGNTGQVVTNVEGAFHNNFFKINYSKEKFNKYFICLLLKSNKIQKTILKLAGTSTIPDLNHSDFYRIKSIIPSIKEQEKIANFLSTVDKKISLTEEKLELFKEYRKGVMQKIFFQELRFKDNEGNDYPEWKEGKIKDFGYFYYGKSAPKHSVVELGGTPCIRYGELYSTYNEYIKEIKSYTNIPINELKLSKGGEVLVPRVGEDPLDFANCSYLPLENIAIGEMISVYNTEENGLFITYYFNATMKKEFAKYVEGASVSNLYFTYLENIKIIIPSSLEEQQKIADFLSSIDSKIEKIEKELENLKEFKKGLLQQMFV
- a CDS encoding GNAT family acetyltransferase — protein: MKEDKNTDNLFEYILNLSTYDFNKLIEGAKTEEEKIFYLKLEELKTQILQDRLIKEGVF
- a CDS encoding zeta toxin family protein is translated as MADFVIFAGVNGAGKSTLYNTIIPTLDLGVRINTDEIVREIGDWRSGKDQIRAGRIALDIRRDCIEKNLSFNQETILTGKNIIKAIKEIKEKGYTLHLYYIGLESAEISKERIKNRVLNGGHNIPSDVIDKRYKETFENLKEILPLVDYAKIYDNSNKYKLCYAKLSSSYIKVSNDTPLWLKNVLKDII